The following proteins are co-located in the Pseudomonas sp. DY-1 genome:
- the atpA gene encoding F0F1 ATP synthase subunit alpha has protein sequence MQQLNPSEISEIIKGRIEKLDVSSQARNEGTIVSVSDGIVRIYGLADVMYGEMIEFPGGIYGMALNLEQDSVGAVILGKYLGLAEGMSAKCTGRILEVPVGPELLGRVVDALGNPIDGKGPINAAATDAVEKVAPGVIWRKSVDQPVQTGYKAVDAMIPIGRGQRELIIGDRQIGKTALAVDAIINQKDSGIRCVYVAIGQKQSTIANVVRKLEENGALANTIIVAASASESPALQYIAPYSGCTMGEYFRDRGEDALIIYDDLSKQAVAYRQISLLLRRPPGREAYPGDVFYLHSRLLERASRVSEEYVEKFTNGAVKGKTGSLTALPIIETQAGDVSAFVPTNVISITDGQIFLESALFNSGIRPAVNAGISVSRVGGAAQTKIIKKLSGGIRTALAQYRELAAFAQFASDLDEATRKQLEHGQRVTELMKQKQYAPMSIADMSLSLYAAERGFLQDIELAKIGAFEQALIAYFNRDHAALMAKINEKGDFNDEIDAGIKAGIEKFKATQTW, from the coding sequence ATGCAGCAACTCAATCCTTCCGAAATTAGTGAAATCATCAAGGGACGTATCGAGAAACTCGACGTCTCTTCCCAAGCCCGCAACGAAGGCACCATCGTCTCCGTTTCCGACGGCATCGTGCGCATCTACGGCCTGGCCGATGTGATGTACGGTGAAATGATCGAGTTCCCGGGCGGCATCTACGGTATGGCGCTGAACCTGGAGCAAGACTCCGTTGGTGCCGTAATCCTGGGCAAATACCTCGGTCTGGCCGAAGGTATGAGCGCCAAGTGCACCGGCCGCATCCTGGAAGTCCCGGTTGGTCCGGAACTGCTGGGTCGCGTCGTTGACGCCCTGGGCAACCCGATCGACGGCAAAGGTCCGATCAACGCTGCTGCCACCGATGCGGTGGAAAAAGTAGCGCCGGGCGTGATCTGGCGTAAGTCGGTAGACCAGCCGGTACAGACCGGTTACAAGGCCGTTGACGCCATGATCCCGATCGGCCGTGGCCAGCGTGAGCTGATCATCGGTGACCGTCAGATTGGTAAGACTGCCCTGGCCGTCGACGCCATCATCAACCAGAAAGACAGCGGCATCCGCTGCGTCTACGTAGCTATCGGTCAGAAGCAATCGACCATCGCCAACGTAGTTCGCAAGCTGGAAGAAAACGGCGCCCTGGCCAACACCATCATCGTGGCCGCCAGTGCTTCCGAATCCCCTGCTCTGCAGTACATCGCTCCGTACTCCGGCTGCACCATGGGTGAGTACTTCCGCGACCGCGGCGAAGACGCACTGATCATCTATGATGACCTGTCCAAGCAAGCCGTAGCGTACCGCCAGATCTCCCTGCTGCTGCGCCGTCCGCCGGGCCGCGAAGCTTACCCAGGCGACGTGTTCTATCTCCACAGCCGTCTGCTGGAGCGTGCTTCCCGCGTTTCCGAAGAGTACGTCGAGAAGTTCACCAACGGCGCTGTGAAAGGCAAGACTGGTTCCCTGACCGCCCTGCCGATCATCGAAACCCAGGCTGGTGACGTTTCCGCGTTCGTTCCGACCAACGTGATCTCCATCACCGACGGTCAGATCTTCCTGGAATCCGCACTGTTCAACTCGGGTATCCGTCCGGCCGTCAACGCCGGTATCTCGGTATCCCGTGTTGGTGGCGCGGCCCAGACCAAGATCATCAAGAAGCTCTCCGGTGGTATCCGTACCGCCCTGGCCCAGTACCGTGAACTGGCTGCGTTCGCGCAGTTCGCTTCCGACCTGGACGAGGCTACCCGCAAGCAACTTGAGCACGGTCAGCGCGTTACCGAGCTGATGAAGCAGAAGCAGTACGCGCCCATGTCCATCGCCGACATGTCGCTGAGCCTGTACGCCGCCGAGCGTGGCTTCCTGCAGGACATCGAGCTCGCCAAGATCGGCGC